The Sphingomonas aliaeris genome segment GCAGGGGGTCGGATATCGCAACTGGACGGTGACGCGGGCCCGCGTCCTCGGCATCACGGGCTATGTCCGCAACAGCGGCAAGGCGGTCGAGGTCGTCGTTTCGGGAGAGGACGAGGCGGTCGAGAAGATGATCGAGCTGCTGCACGAGGGCCCTGCCCTGGCGCGGGTGGACAATGTCGAGATACAGGCGGCGAACGATGCGAAGCTGAAGGGCTTCACCAAGCGGCTCGGCGCCTGAGCGGAAAAGGGCCGCCGGATCGCTCCGACGGCCCCTGCCCGGTCAGCGGGTCAGTTTCTTGTAGGCGAGCGCGGTAGGCCGGTCGGCCGCATCGCCGAGGCGGCGGCGCTTGTCCTCCTCATACGCCGCGAAGTTGCCTTCGAACCATTCGACGTGCGAATTGCCTTCGAACGCAAGGATATGCGTGGCGAGACGATCGAGGAAGAAGCGGTCGTGGCTGATCACCACCGCGCAACCGGCGAAGTTCTCGATCGCTTCCTCCAGCGCGCCCAAAGTCTCGACGTCGAGGTCGTTGGTCGGCTCGTCGAGCAGCAGGACGTTGCCGCCGCGCTTCAGCATCTTGGCGATGTTGACGCGGTTGCGCTCACCGCCGGACAGTTTGCCGACGTTCTTCTGCTGGTCCGCACCCTTGAAGTTGAACGCGCCGACATAGGCGCGGGTCGACTGGTCGTGGCCATTGACCTTCATGTAATCGAGGCCGTCGGAAATCTCTTCCCAGACGTTCTTGCTTGGGTCGAGATGGTCGCGGCTCTGGTCGACATAGCCGAGGCGGACGGTGCTGCCCTTGTCGATCGTGCCGGTGTCGGGCGTTTCGTTGCCGATGATCAGCTTGAAGAGGGTCGACTTGCCCGCGCCGTTCGGGCCGATGACGCCGACGATGCCGCCCGCCGGCAGCGTGAAGGACAGATCCTCGAACAACAATTTGTCGCCATACGCCTTGGAGACGTTCTCGACCTCGATCACCTTGCCGCCGAGACGTTCCGGCACCTGGATGACGATCTGCGCCTTGCCCGGCGTGCGGTTCTGCTGCTGCTCGACGAGGCGATCGAAGTTGGCGATACGCGCCTTCGACTTGGTCTGGCGCGCCTTGGCACCCTGACGAATCCATTCCAGCTCGTTGCGGATCGCGGTCTGACGGCCGCTTTCCTCACGCTCTTCCTGCTCGAGGCGCTTCGACTTCTTTTCGAGATAGGTCGAATAATTGCCCTCATAGGGGAAATACTTGCCGCGATCGATTTCGAGGATCCAGTTGACGACATTGTCGAGGAAGTAGCGATCGTGGGTGATCATCAGGACCGCCCCGGCATATTCCTTCAAATGGTTTTCCAGCCATTCGACACTTTCGGCATCGAGATGGTTGGTCGGTTCGTCGAGCAGCAGGATCGACGGCTTCTGGATCAGCAGGCGGGTCAGCGCTACGCGACGCTTTTCACCGCCCGACAGGCTGGTGACGGACGAATCGGACGGCGGGCAGCGCAGCGCTTCCATCGCGAGTTCGAGCTGGCTGTCGAGGCTCCAGCCATCGACCGCATCGATCTTGCCCTGGAGTTCGCCCATCTCCTCCATCAGCGCGTCAAAATCGGTATCGTCCTGCGGATCGCCCATTTCGGCGGAGATCGCGTTGAAGCGATCGACCATGTCCGCGGTCGCGCGGGCGCCGTCCTTGACGTTTTCGAGGACGGTCTTGGTCGGATCGAGTTCGGGCTCCTGCTCGAGATAGCCGACGGTGATGTTCTCACCGGGCCACGCCTCGCCGGTATAATCCTTGTCGACGCCGGCCATGATCTTCATCAGCGTCGACTTGCCGGCGCCGTTCGGGCCGACGATACCGATCTTCGCGCCCTGATAGAATTGCAGGTTGATGTTGCTGAGCACCGGCTTCGGCGCGCCGGGGAAGGTCTTGGTCATGTCCTTCATCACGAAGGCGTATTGAGCGGCCACGGGAATTGCTCCGTTCTTGTCGAGATAATGTGCGGGAAAGCTGGGCGCGATGTAATGGCCGCGAGGCGGATTGGCAAACCCGCGCGGGAGGTTCGCACGCAGCGCCGGCCCGCAGCCGAAGTTCACACAAAGTCACACGCTATGGGGGTATCCGCAACGCCGGACAGAGCGGGGAAAAGAACGACGGAATTACTGGAAAGAGAGCCCGGAACGACATGATCCGTCCGTGCCCCAGGACGCGTCTGTAGGACAGGATCGTATTTTCCCGAGGCGGGTGAACCGGCCGGTTTTTGGGATGCCATGCCGCGTCGGTTCGCTTAAGCCTGACTGCGAACACCGGCGCCGGCCGGTCCGCTGCAAAAGGGAATCCTTGTATGAACCGCACCATGATGATCGTAGCCCTGGCCGGGACCGCGCTTTCCGCTCCGGCCGTAGCGCAGTCGTCCGCAACGCCGCGCCCGTAGGAGCGCACCAGCCTGCCCGCGCCGACGCCCGTCGATCCGGCGGTCGCGAAGCTGCGCGATGCGGCGCTGAAGGACGAGGTCGCGTACGATATCGTCGAGGGGATGACGACGGAGGTCGGCCAGCGGCTCGCCGGGACCGAGGCGGAAGCGCGGGCGCGGACCTGGTCGGTGGCGAAACTGAAGTCGCTGGGTTTCAAGAACGTGCGGATCGAAACGTACCGGATGCCCGTCTGGGTGCGCGGTACCGAAACGGCGGAAATCGTGTCGCCTTTTCCGCAGAAACTGAAGCTGACTGCGCTTGGTAACTCCGCAGCGACGCCGCCGGAGGGCCTGACTGCCCCGATCGTCTATTTCCCGAGCTTTGCCGATCTGCAGGCTGCTCCCGACGGAAGTTTGAAAGGCAAGATCGCGTTCGTTTCCAATGCGATGACCGCCACGCAGGACGGTTCGACCTATGGCCAGTTCGGCGCGGCGCGCTTCACCGGCCCCAATGTCGCCGCGTCGAAGGGTGCTGCCGCGATCGTCATCCGGTCGATCGGATCGGATCATGGCCGCGGGCCGCATGCCGGCCTGACGACCTTCGCTGCGGGTGTCGCGCCGATCCCGGCGGCTGCCTTGTCGACGGCCGATGCGGACAATCTGTCGCGCATGGTCGCACGCGGCAAACCCGTCACGCTGAAGATCGTCCTGACCCCGCAGCAGACTGGGACGCACGAATCAGGCAACGTCATCGCGGAAGTACCCGGTACGGATGCCAAGGCGGGCATCGTGCTGATCGGCGGGCATCTGGACAGTTGGGACCTCGGCACCGGCGCGATCGACGACGCGGCGGGCGTGGCGATCACCGCGGCGGCGGCGAAACGATTGCTCGACGGGCCGCGTCCCAAGCGCACGATCCGCGTCGTCTGGTGGGGATCGGAAGAAGTCGGCGGCTTCGGTGGCGACGCCTATGCAGCAGCGCATAAGGGCGACCGCCACGTACTGGCGGCGGAATCGGATTTCGGCGCGGACAAGGTCTGGCGTTTCACGACCAATTTGCCCGACCAGGCGAAAGCAGTCGGCGACCGCGTCGGCGCGGCGCTCGCCCCGCTCGGCATCGTGAAGGGGCGCGACAAGGCGCGGGGTGGTGCCGATGTCGAGCCGATCCTGGCGACGGGCGTGGCCGGCATCGACCTCAACCAGTCCGGCGAGCGCTATTTCGATTATCACCACACGCCCGAGGATACGCTGGACCGCATCGATCCCGCGCAGCTGGCGCAGAACGTCGCCGCATGGACCGCGATGCTGGCCGTCGTCGCCAATGCGCCGGAGGATATCGGACCCGTTTCGGGCAAATGAGACGAACCGATTCTCTCGTGCGCCTTGCTGAAAGCTGAATCCCGACCGTCTTGATCGGAGTTTGCGATTGACGGTTCGTTAAACGACGTTATTTGCAGGGCTTCGCGGGGGGCAATCGAGCTGGCCGCGAGTTTTGCTATGCTTGGGAGCAACCGCATGAAGAAGATCGCATTTGTTCTCGCCGCCGCCGGCCTGATGTCCGTGGCTGCTTGCACGAAGTCCCCTGAGGCCGAAGCCGTCGTGAACAACGCCGACGTGGTCGCAGACAACATGGAAATGACCGCTGACAACATGGAAGCAATGGCCGACAACTCGTCGAACGCCGTTGCTGCAGACGTTCTGACGAACGCTGCCGACAACATGGAAGCAGCTGCCGACAACGTCCGCGACGCAGCGGAAGAGAAGGCAGACAACATGAAGTAAGTTCTGTCGGGCCTTCATGGCCCGATGGATTTATTTTGGACGAAGGGCGCTTCCGCAAGGGGGCGCCCTTTTTCTTTGTGCGGGACGGTCGCCGTGGTGATCGATGCGCAGCCGGATAAGCCAGTCTGCCGTTAAACTGTCACGCAACGTGCTATATGCCTTGCGCCCCCGGCCAGTCCCGCCTAAGCGCTCCCTCGCGTCGGGGAGTGGCGCAGCCCGGTAGCGCGCCTGCTTTGGGAGCAGGATGTCGCAGGTTCGAATCCTGTCTCCCCGACCATTTATCTAATATTGTTTTGTTTCAGCAAGTTAGCTCGTCGTTTCAGCGATGTGTTGTAGCAACTGCTGTATCGTGCGCTGTATCAACCCGTAAGTTTTGCTGAGTAATTAAGAGTGGTGTGGTGAGAGCCGAGTGATTCGTCATGTCGAGGATCGGTTTTGCCCCCCCACCCGTTCTCACCCTGAAAGCCCGACAGGAGATGAGCAGACTTTGATGGGGTGACGGCACCAAATGGCCGGACAGCGTCTCCAGCGGCCGTTACAGCCGGTCTGCATGCGATGTTAAGGCGGCAGCCTGCGGCAGCATGCGGCAGCATGCTGCGAAACGGTGTCCAACCGTTCCCGACATCATACGCTTTCGATCTCAGTGCGCCACAAAGCGCAGCCCGCCGACCCGAAGATTGCAACGGATTCGCGAGCAGTCTAACGCACCAAGATGCATCAACGAGACTCGCAGCTGCTTTCCTCGAAACGTGAAAGAGTGCGCGGGTGAGCGTCGAGCTCCTCAAACGCTCTGTGCGAGCGATCAGTAGAAATTACAAAGATCGTGAACAGCGATCTCGTCGCTTGTTCATCGAGGAGCGGGCGGCTTCACTGCATTTTCATCGTGAACGAGAATTTGCGATACGAACGGCCATATCCGAGCATTTTGCAGTTCCTTATTCGGCTGTCGCATTCACTGGCTCGGCACAATTGGGTTTCAGCGTCCACAAGGACCGGCTTTTCGAGCCCGGAATCTCGGATTTGGATGCCGCTTGCATAAGTCCAGACTTGTTCCAGTCTGCATGGATGGATGTAGTCAAAGCCACGCGCTCTTTCACGGATTTAACGCCATTCGGCCATTCGAAAAAAGTGAAATTGATCTTTTCAAAGATCAGATATTGAGAAGGGGCATGATACGTATCGACGCAATGCCCCTGTCCGACAAAAGCCGAAGTTGGGCGGCTTTCCAAGGGTCCCTTAGTCGCGCGAACGCCGACCTATTTAAAAACGTAAGCATCGCGATTTACATGAACGAGTTTGCATTTTGCTGGAAGCAAGACAGCGCTCTTAGCACGTTACTCAGGTGATCTCATGATAAACGAACTAAAATATACTGTGCGTTCGCGCGAAATAGTGGATCTCATATCGGCGATGCGAAATTCGAGCATCACATTGTCTCCGTATTTTCAGCGCAATTTGGTTTGGCGAGACGCCCATAAAAAGACTTTATCGACACGATCTTAAACGGCTACCCATTCCCCCAGATCTTCTTAGCTCGAGGGCCCATCGATTTAGACTCGATGACAGCCAGTCAGGCCGTCGTGGATGGTCAGCAGCGATTAAATACCATCCTTGACTTTGTGGGAAACAAAATCGACTTGAATGGTAGTTTCTTCAGCGATCTATCGCCCAAAAAGCGCGAGGAATTTCTAAAGTATGAGGTTCCAGTCATAGACTTTGATTTGGATGTAGGGGATCCGAGACTCAAGGAGGTTTTTCATCGTCTTAATAGAACTTATTATTCACTTTCCTCAATCGAGAAGCTTGCCTCTGAATACTCGGCCTCGGATTTCATGCTTCTAGCAAGGCTGTTGAGCGGTGAGATTCTTCGACGTGAACCAGACGATGAGTATTTTGATATCGCTGATGAAGACACGGTTGGTGTAGAAGTTTCGGAAAGTTCCAAGTCTGCTGCTCTTAACGTCTTTAGCCGTGATCCTGGAATTGATGATAGCAATTGGCGTTGGTTGACTGAGCGCGCGGAAGGTCCTTTTTCTAATTTAATTCGACAAAGCGAAGTTTTTACGTCCTTTGAGTTTGATAGAAAAGTGCCTCTCATGTTCACATTGAATGTGATGTGCACATTTTTGCTCGGCTATTACGAACGGAACGATAGAGTCAGGAAGATGCTTGATGAACGTTCTACGTCCTTTCCGGAGAGAGATGAGGTGCTTTCCACGCTTGATGAAACCGCGCAGTTCATTTTTTCGATGATGCTTCCGCCTGCATCACCCTGGTGGAACAAAGCCAACTTTTTCACCGTTATCTCGGAACTTGCTCGGCAGCCATCATTAAGGCAAAAAGACCCAGTGCAGTCGGGTTATGCTTTAATGGACTTCGCAACAAACTTTCCTGATGATTATATCTTGGCTGCTCGTGAGGCAGTCAGCCGGAAACCTCAGCGGGAACTGAGAGGGCGGATGGTTAGATCGATCCTGGACGGCGTAAGTGAGCAGGTAGAAACTGCTCCTAAACCGAATTGCATCCTCGATTAGGCAACTGCTAAGCAACGTAGTCAATCGAATTTGAACTTAGAATAAGAGCGGCGATCGACTCAATCCAGCTATTGATATTTTTTTGTAGCATTGCCACGGTGATGACAGCAGCTGGTTGGGGAGACTTGGCGCTATTGGGAGTAATCTATTCATATGATCAGCAAAATTGACTGAAATCTTGCCAGAGCAGCCCGAATGCTCGAACTCTGCTCCGACGCTCCCTTTGCATATCCAAAGCCTTCTACTGTATTGGAGCGTCATCCGCTCCGAAACCGTCGGGGAGCGATAATTACAAAGAATAAAATTTGAGGTCTAGGTGATGTAGCGTTTCGTCAGCGCGACGATCAGGTGCATCTACTCACTGATCATGTGCTATATGATAGAACCAAACACTTAAACTTGATCACGATCGACAACTCTTTTAACTTGTGAAGCTTGCCACTTGCCCCCGCGCGGGGTGGTGGTGCCGGCTGCATTCAGGGCTGCGGCTATCTCACGTAGCGACGTTGCTCCATTCGCTCGCGCATGCTCAATCGACACCAATATATCAGCGGCACTGGCGCGTGCCTTGGCTGTGCGCGCCGCTGCACTGGCGGCGGCTGCACGATGAGATGGCAGCTCATGTCCGCGATTGCCGCCTAAACGAACACCGCGCGCCTTTGCCGCTGCCAACGCAGCCTTCGTCCGCGACGAGATGGCCTCTCGCTCTTGCTGTGCCACCAGCGCCATCACACCAACCGTAAAGGTGTTCGCGCCTGGCATGTCGGCGGCAACGAACTGCGCACCGGAGTTTTGTAGGCTCATAAGGAAGGCGGCGTCACGCGACAGGCGATCGAGCTTGGCAACGATCAGGGTAGCGCCAGTCGTGCGGCACAGGCGCAATGCCTCTAGAAGCTGCGGTCGATTGTCGTCTCGCTTACCGGACTCAACCTCGACGACCTCCCCTATCAGCTCCCAGCTTCCGCCGTTCAGGAAGGTTCGCACCGCCGCTTGCTGCGCCTCAAGACCTAGGCCGCTTCTACCCTGTTTCGCCGTGCTAACCCGGTAGTATGCAACGTGCTTTCCGGTCGCCATTCGAGTCGTTCCATTAGCTACATCCGTCGTTGCAGCTGTTGTAACAGGTGGGCGGGCTTTGGCAAGTGTTACGATTGACGTTCTGACGGCAGGGATCGGAGACGACCGGACGGTAGGGAGCGAAGTTGCCGGGCGCGTGTGGTCCCGTTTATACCGCGCGCCCTATACAGCTACGGATGCACTCGCACGCTCGATATCCCCTACATAGAGATAGCGGCTCATATCATCGATCATTTCCGCAAGCTCCTCGTGCGCCAGCTCAATCCCTCTCGCGTCCGCCGGCAAGTTGATATCGAACAGGGTTTCGTCTCCCTCGAATACCCACATCCAATAGTCATTAGCCGCCCTCGCTTGGTGCATCTTTATCAGGTTGACCCTACGAGCTATCTCGCCGTCGAACATCCATTCGGCCTGGAGGTGCAGGGCGTTCAATCGACGCTCCCACTTCGTATCGAATGGTTCGTTGTTGGCCTTGCTAAAGGCTTCGGATTGCCATTCACCCTGGCGTTCCATGAATGCCTCGACATAGCCGGACATCCACGTCCACCGCTTTTCGACCAGGCTTAGATACAGCTCCCTTTCGGCTACTGCGATTTGTTGCGCGCTGGAACTGCGATTGATGGCGTTCGCGGTCTTGGCAACGATGACGCCGGCTAGGGTTAAAAGAAGGGCCAGTGCGCCGGTAACAAGCACACCGGAGGCGATGAGGTCAGAGGTGGACATCATTTTGGCTTAGCTCAACCGAAAGCGCTGTCGATAGCCGTTAAGGTGTGCATTGCGTTAACGCTGCGCGCACGGCACAACGGTCGGATGTCCGAAGGTAGCCAATTCCCAATAAGCATCAGTGGCACGATCCCCGAACCAACTGTTCGTAGATTAGGGGAAAGCATCGCCGACCTTGTCAGCCCGATCACCGAAGCCGCCGGTATGCTAGGAGATAGTATCCGAGGTCATCGGGAGGCGGCGACCACCAAGCGCATACAGGCCGCAATGAAACGGGCGGAGGATCTGCAGCTTCCGCTGAAGCCTGCGCCGGTCAAATTCGTTGCAAGCTGGTCAGATTCTGCATCACTTGAGGCCGATGGTTCGACCTTGAACAGACTGTGGGAGAACCTCCTGCTATCCGGCCTCTCCGATTATAAGTCACATCTAAACGCATTCATTGAAGTTTTGCGGAGGTTTGGACCCGATGAGGCACGATGCCTGAAAGCTGTCATCGACCGGGCGGGCGATTTGAATATGCGCTCAGTGAGTGTTCCCCAAGCGGCGGAAACCAATGAATTCCCGCACTGGCTTGTTCCGTCTGGCAAATATACCCTGCCAAATGAAATTTGGGCGGAAACGCTAAGGGTATTTGAAGATCATCCAAAACTTGGACCAACTATTTTAGGTGGCTATCTGAACCAGGAAAATGGCCGTTATTACTTTTACGAGCCGCTCTTTCTTGAACAGCACGTATCCTTCGATATGCTCCGCAAAGAAGGTTTGATAGCCCTCACGACTCCTACCATTGCCATCCACTCTTTGAGCTTCGCTCCGCAATCCCCGTTCGGACCGGGGACATATGGCTTGCATTTGGCGCACTTAACTCAGTTGGGATTTGCCTTCGCCAAATCTTGCATGGTTGATCTTGAAACAAGCTCCAAAGCCTCAACGGAATAGGTGTTTGCGGCGTCCCAGCGGTTATGGCGCGCGTGTGCATGGTGACTTGCCGGGGTGAGATCAGCGATGCGGGGATCCGCAATAAGCTGTAGCCGGGAAACGTGTGGCGCGGCCTTCGATACGTCCGCGTGGTGCGCATCGTTTTCATCAATGAACACCGCCGGACGATCGCCTACCAAGCGCGCCACAGCGGCACCCTTCAATCCTTGGTTACACTGGATAGGGTAATGCATGCCGTGCGCGGCGAATTGCTGCACGCGCGCATCTCGATGCCGGTCTGGAATGTTCGTGAGGATCACCACGTCGCCGGCCTCCGCGAAGGCCGCAAGTGCCTCGCGCGCTCCATCCGCGCGAGTTTGCCTTAATAGCTCGTCGCGCGCGAACAGCTCGCATAGGTCGCTCAACTGGCGCGGCGATACGGTAGAGCCGTCATCTAGGCGTCGAGCGCGTCCCCGCATTAGTGGGAAATCGATCTGGTGACGCTCGATCAGCCATGTCGCCAGCGGCACAGCATGATGAAGATCACCTCATCGCAATCTACGATGAATAGCGGCCTTTTGCTATTCGCGCTCAACTGCGGTTGCCTCAATCAGCGCTGCACCAAAGGGGTCGCTTGCCCCCTGCCCCCGCTTCGTGATGTCCCGGCTTTTCTGCGCCATCCCCAGCTTGATTAGGAGCTGGCCTAGCATGTCGACATTCCGGCGGTAGTTCGCCTGGTCGATTTCCTTTCCTTCCAAAAGGTCGGCGGCGGTCTGCTCGCACAGCATGGCGATCGTCGCGGCGTTCATCAGCATGAGGCGTTCGGACGCGGTTGGGGTTCGACCTAATTGCTCCGTAAGATCGGTGCCGATCGAGCGGAACCGGCGCGCTTCGACAGTGCGACCGTCAATATTGCGGCCAGCGACGGCCAGATCGAAGGAAACTGGTTCGGTAATCAAAGTCGGATCTCGCATTGGCCCGCAACTATCGCGGCGTTGGTATTAGACGCCCGCCTTTTTACGCGCTTGGCGTTTGCGTTCAGTTTAGCGAGGCGGACGGCCTTGGATGGGTCTGCGTTATAGTGAGTGATGTAAGCCAGCG includes the following:
- a CDS encoding acylphosphatase; translated protein: MAAHRILVTGKVQGVGYRNWTVTRARVLGITGYVRNSGKAVEVVVSGEDEAVEKMIELLHEGPALARVDNVEIQAANDAKLKGFTKRLGA
- the ettA gene encoding energy-dependent translational throttle protein EttA, which encodes MAAQYAFVMKDMTKTFPGAPKPVLSNINLQFYQGAKIGIVGPNGAGKSTLMKIMAGVDKDYTGEAWPGENITVGYLEQEPELDPTKTVLENVKDGARATADMVDRFNAISAEMGDPQDDTDFDALMEEMGELQGKIDAVDGWSLDSQLELAMEALRCPPSDSSVTSLSGGEKRRVALTRLLIQKPSILLLDEPTNHLDAESVEWLENHLKEYAGAVLMITHDRYFLDNVVNWILEIDRGKYFPYEGNYSTYLEKKSKRLEQEEREESGRQTAIRNELEWIRQGAKARQTKSKARIANFDRLVEQQQNRTPGKAQIVIQVPERLGGKVIEVENVSKAYGDKLLFEDLSFTLPAGGIVGVIGPNGAGKSTLFKLIIGNETPDTGTIDKGSTVRLGYVDQSRDHLDPSKNVWEEISDGLDYMKVNGHDQSTRAYVGAFNFKGADQQKNVGKLSGGERNRVNIAKMLKRGGNVLLLDEPTNDLDVETLGALEEAIENFAGCAVVISHDRFFLDRLATHILAFEGNSHVEWFEGNFAAYEEDKRRRLGDAADRPTALAYKKLTR
- a CDS encoding M20/M25/M40 family metallo-hydrolase, which gives rise to MPAPTPVDPAVAKLRDAALKDEVAYDIVEGMTTEVGQRLAGTEAEARARTWSVAKLKSLGFKNVRIETYRMPVWVRGTETAEIVSPFPQKLKLTALGNSAATPPEGLTAPIVYFPSFADLQAAPDGSLKGKIAFVSNAMTATQDGSTYGQFGAARFTGPNVAASKGAAAIVIRSIGSDHGRGPHAGLTTFAAGVAPIPAAALSTADADNLSRMVARGKPVTLKIVLTPQQTGTHESGNVIAEVPGTDAKAGIVLIGGHLDSWDLGTGAIDDAAGVAITAAAAKRLLDGPRPKRTIRVVWWGSEEVGGFGGDAYAAAHKGDRHVLAAESDFGADKVWRFTTNLPDQAKAVGDRVGAALAPLGIVKGRDKARGGADVEPILATGVAGIDLNQSGERYFDYHHTPEDTLDRIDPAQLAQNVAAWTAMLAVVANAPEDIGPVSGK
- a CDS encoding DUF262 domain-containing protein, which gives rise to MDTILNGYPFPQIFLARGPIDLDSMTASQAVVDGQQRLNTILDFVGNKIDLNGSFFSDLSPKKREEFLKYEVPVIDFDLDVGDPRLKEVFHRLNRTYYSLSSIEKLASEYSASDFMLLARLLSGEILRREPDDEYFDIADEDTVGVEVSESSKSAALNVFSRDPGIDDSNWRWLTERAEGPFSNLIRQSEVFTSFEFDRKVPLMFTLNVMCTFLLGYYERNDRVRKMLDERSTSFPERDEVLSTLDETAQFIFSMMLPPASPWWNKANFFTVISELARQPSLRQKDPVQSGYALMDFATNFPDDYILAAREAVSRKPQRELRGRMVRSILDGVSEQVETAPKPNCILD
- a CDS encoding recombinase family protein, with the translated sequence MATGKHVAYYRVSTAKQGRSGLGLEAQQAAVRTFLNGGSWELIGEVVEVESGKRDDNRPQLLEALRLCRTTGATLIVAKLDRLSRDAAFLMSLQNSGAQFVAADMPGANTFTVGVMALVAQQEREAISSRTKAALAAAKARGVRLGGNRGHELPSHRAAAASAAARTAKARASAADILVSIEHARANGATSLREIAAALNAAGTTTPRGGKWQASQVKRVVDRDQV
- a CDS encoding Abi-alpha family protein, producing the protein MSEGSQFPISISGTIPEPTVRRLGESIADLVSPITEAAGMLGDSIRGHREAATTKRIQAAMKRAEDLQLPLKPAPVKFVASWSDSASLEADGSTLNRLWENLLLSGLSDYKSHLNAFIEVLRRFGPDEARCLKAVIDRAGDLNMRSVSVPQAAETNEFPHWLVPSGKYTLPNEIWAETLRVFEDHPKLGPTILGGYLNQENGRYYFYEPLFLEQHVSFDMLRKEGLIALTTPTIAIHSLSFAPQSPFGPGTYGLHLAHLTQLGFAFAKSCMVDLETSSKASTE
- a CDS encoding HAD family hydrolase, whose product is MPLATWLIERHQIDFPLMRGRARRLDDGSTVSPRQLSDLCELFARDELLRQTRADGAREALAAFAEAGDVVILTNIPDRHRDARVQQFAAHGMHYPIQCNQGLKGAAVARLVGDRPAVFIDENDAHHADVSKAAPHVSRLQLIADPRIADLTPASHHAHARHNRWDAANTYSVEALELVSRSTMQDLAKANPN